From one Saccharomyces cerevisiae S288C chromosome XVI, complete sequence genomic stretch:
- the UME1 gene encoding Ume1p (Component of both the Rpd3S and Rpd3L histone deacetylase complexes; negative regulator of meiosis; required for repression of a subset of meiotic genes during vegetative growth, binding of histone deacetylase Rpd3p required for activity, contains a NEE box and a WD repeat motif; homologous with Wtm1p; UME1 has a paralog, WTM2, that arose from the whole genome duplication): MSTLDIAEDNKIKNEEFKIWKKSIPSLYQHISSLKPIFGSGVDESPSTLRSIVFTNDSSCNKSKGVLSVPLLYSQGSEIFEVDCIVPLGLHYKKPESISEPLVQPDYTMESQKVEQTVLIPKWEFKGETIAKMIYVDNSEINVKVIALSTNGSLAWFREGVKSPVYTMMEPSTSLSSASSGNQNKPCVDFAISNDSKTLTVTKEKHLDNENATIKLIDNSGKIGEVLRTIPVPGIKNIQEIKFLNNQIFATCSDDGIIRFWGNEIGKKPLWILNDSLDGKTTCFAASPFVDTLFMTGTSGGALKVWDIRAVIALGDADAELNINQGHNKVNELFKVHHFYSEQVSKIEFSSISPMEVVTIGGLGNVYHWNFEPVFAIYNEIHEDFQGIISDELEAESMAFYHTEGCRREIGENNKVNTVAYHKYIEDLVATVDSDGLLTVYKPFTGKVLDGSREVGAAKS; encoded by the coding sequence ATGAGCACTTTAGATATTGCAgaagacaacaaaataaaaaatgaagaattcaaaatttggaaaaaatcaataccCTCATTATACCAACATATTTCAAGTTTGAAGCCTATCTTTGGCTCAGGCGTTGACGAATCTCCATCGACACTTAGGAGTATAGTTTTCACTAACGATAGCTCATGTAATAAATCCAAAGGTGTTTTGAGCGTACCACTTTTATATTCTCAAGGGAGTGAAATCTTTGAGGTGGATTGTATAGTGCCACTCGGACTTCATTACAAAAAACCTGAAAGCATTTCAGAACCGTTAGTACAACCGGATTATACCATGGAATCTCAAAAGGTGGAGCAGACTGTTTTGATTCCAAAATGGGAATTTAAAGGTGAAACGATTGCAAAGATGATTTACGTGGATAACAGCGAAATAAATGTAAAGGTGATAGCCCTTTCTACCAATGGTTCTTTGGCATGGTTCAGAGAAGGTGTCAAATCGCCCGTTTACACAATGATGGAGCCATCCACTTCTCTAAGTTCAGCATCGTCCGGAAATCAAAATAAACCCTGTGTTGATTTTGCAATTTCTAACGATTCAAAAACCTTAACAGTAACTAAGGAAAAACATcttgataatgaaaacgCTACAATAAAATTGATAGACAACTCAGGTAAAATAGGAGAAGTGCTTCGTACAATACCTGTTCCTGGCATAAAGaatattcaagaaatcaagtttttgaataatcAAATATTCGCCACTTGTTCTGATGACGGTATCATAAGGTTTTGGGGTAATGAGATAGGCAAAAAGCCCCTTTGGATTCTAAACGATTCTTTGGACGGCAAAACAACTTGTTTTGCTGCATCACCGTTTGTTGATACATTATTTATGACGGGAACTAGTGGTGGGGCTCTCAAGGTTTGGGATATACGTGCAGTTATCGCTTTAGGGGATGCTGATGCTGAGTTAAATATCAACCAAGGACATAATAAAGTCAATGAACTATTCAAAGTTCATCACTTTTATAGCGAGCAAGTGTCCAAAATAgagttttcttccatttcGCCTATGGAAGTGGTTACAATTGGAGGGTTAGGTAATGTTTACCACTGGAATTTCGAACCTGTTTTTGCCATTTATAACGAGATACATGAGGACTTTCAAGGCATAATATCTGACGAATTGGAGGCCGAAAGCATGGCATTTTATCACACTGAGGGCTGCAGAAGAGAAATAGGAGAAAATAATAAGGTTAATACCGTTGCTTATCACAAATACATTGAGGATCTAGTTGCTACAGTTGATAGTGACGGGTTGTTAACTGTATATAAGCCGTTTACTGGAAAAGTTTTAGATGGCAGTAGAGAGGTTGGAGCTGCCAAAAGttaa